One genomic window of Centroberyx gerrardi isolate f3 chromosome 15, fCenGer3.hap1.cur.20231027, whole genome shotgun sequence includes the following:
- the LOC144542357 gene encoding G-protein coupled receptor 4-like produces MEAWYNNAILEYDTNDFVELKALDDVVWLEPVSSNAIHVTAWIIVSIGLPLTLLAICALYSLVQDGHVAPIYVINLLVSDLIQLCCLVVREAAPWGYTHSVFSYHIHYIGITASVSFMVCVSLERYLVIACPLWYRFRRTIKFSLVVSFMVWAFSIVHLIVTYFVMLRLSTLGESLFLSISLLLPFPLLIFFLAGTLKALSASISVPPEEKRRIVGVLVLVLLNYTLLFLPLIIWFVAEGTNWTGLTFNYDQCFTFVQFSPLVDLVLYVFMRKGAVDKLLACLCRCRMTREQEQGQSNTVNDDTTVRVSSV; encoded by the exons ATGGAAGCTTGGTACAACAACGCCATCTTAGAGTATGACACCAATGACTTTGTTGAGTTGAAGGCTCTCGACGATGTTGTCTGGCTGGAGCCTGTCTCTTCAAACGCCATTCATGTGACCGCATGGATCATTGTCTCCATCGGCCTTCCTTTGACCTTGCTGGCCATCTGTGCTCTGTATTCCCTG GTGCAAGATGGCCATGTTGCTCCGATCTACGTCATCAACCTCCTCGTCTCCGACCTCATCCAGCTCTGCTGCCTGGTCGTCCGGGAGGCAGCACCCTGGGGATACACCCACTCTGTTTTCTCTTATCATATCCACTACATTGGGATAACAGCTAGTGTCAGCTTCATGGTGTGTGTATCCTTGGAAAG GTATTTGGTCATCGCCTGCCCACTGTGGTACCGCTTCAGACGCACCATCAAGTTCTCTCTGGTGGTCTCCTTCATGGTCTGGGCCTTCTCCATTGTTCACCTCATTGTCACCTACTTTGTGATGTTGAGATTAAGTACATTGGGCGAATCCCTCTTCCTTTccatctcccttctcctccccttccccctgctCATCTTCTTCCTGGCTGGGACTCTCAAAGCTCTGTCTGCTTCCATCTCTGTCCCCCCTGAGGAGAAGCGGCGAATCGTGGGAGTCTTGGTTCTGGTGCTGCTTAACTACACACTGCTGTTCCTGCCCCTGATCATTTGGTTTGTGGCAGAAGGGACAAATTGGACTGGCCTCACTTTTAATTATGACCAGTGTTTCACCTTCGTCCAGTTCAGTCCTCTTGTGGACTTGGTTCTGTATGTTTTCATGAGGAAAGGAGCCGTAGACAAGCTGCTGGCCTGCCTGTGTCGGTGCAGGATGACCAGAGAGCAAGAGCAGGGACAGAGCAACACCGTGAATGACGATACCACAGTGAGGGTCAGCTCCgtgtag
- the LOC139921232 gene encoding G-protein coupled receptor 4-like has product MEAWYNNAILEYDTNDFVELKALDDVVWLEPVSSNAIHVTAWIIVSIGLPLTLLAICALYSLVQDGHVAPIYVINLLVSDLIQLCCLVVREAAPWGYTHSVFSYHIHYIGITASVSFMVCVSLERYLVIACPLWYRFRRTIKFSLVVSFMVWAFSIVHLIVTYFVMLRLSTLGESLFLSISLLLPFPLLIFFLAGTLKALSASISVPTEEKRRIVGVLVLVLLNYTLLFLPLIIWFVAEGTSWTGLTFNYDQCFTFVQFSPLVDLILYVFMRKGAVDKLLACLCRCRMTREQEQGQINTVNDDTTVRVSSV; this is encoded by the exons ATGGAAGCTTGGTACAACAACGCCATCTTAGAGTATGACACCAATGACTTTGTTGAGTTGAAGGCTCTCGACGATGTTGTCTGGCTGGAGCCTGTCTCTTCAAACGCCATTCATGTGACCGCATGGATCATTGTCTCCATCGGCCTTCCTTTGACCTTGCTGGCCATCTGTGCTCTGTATTCCCTG GTGCAAGATGGCCATGTTGCTCCAATCTACGTCATCAACCTCCTCGTCTCCGACCTCATCCAGCTCTGCTGCCTGGTCGTCCGGGAGGCAGCACCCTGGGGATACACCCACTCTGTTTTCTCTTATCATATCCACTACATTGGGATAACAGCTAGTGTCAGCTTCATGGTGTGTGTATCCTTGGAAAG GTATTTGGTCATCGCCTGCCCACTGTGGTACCGCTTCAGACGCACCATCAAGTTCTCTCTGGTGGTCTCCTTCATGGTCTGGGCCTTCTCCATTGTTCACCTCATTGTCACCTACTTTGTGATGTTGAGATTAAGTACATTGGGCGAATCCCTCTTCCTTTccatctcccttctcctccccttccccctgctCATCTTCTTCCTGGCTGGGACTCTCAAAGCTCTGTCTGCTTCCATCTCTGTCCCCACTGAGGAGAAACGCCGAATCGTGGGAGTCTTGGTTCTGGTGCTGCTTAACTACACGCTGCTGTTCCTGCCCCTGATCATTTGGTTTGTGGCAGAAGGGACAAGTTGGACTGGCCTCACTTTTAATTATGACCAGTGTTTCACCTTCGTCCAGTTCAGTCCTCTTGTGGACTTGATTCTGTATGTTTTCATGAGGAAAGGAGCCGTAGACAAGCTGCTGGCCTGCCTGTGTCGGTGCAGGATGACCAGAGAGCAAGAGCAGGGACAGATCAACACCGTGAATGACGATACCACAGTGAGGGTCAGCTCTgtgtag